Proteins encoded by one window of Deinococcus aquiradiocola:
- a CDS encoding PadR family transcriptional regulator, with the protein MTAASPAPPPEPALGPSAYIVLGLLAQNGPGTSYDLKRWADESVGFFWTFPRSQLYAEPQRLSALGLLQEAQEDGGRRRRTYHVTPAGLVALRAWLAQPADFPELRDLGLLKLFFSAHGEAHAVTALAAEQLALHRARLAEYERLHAHLTSCLPGPEQVQPLRMGLLYERASIAFWTEVQDGSAAPATPS; encoded by the coding sequence GTGACCGCCGCAAGCCCCGCCCCGCCCCCCGAACCGGCCCTCGGACCCTCCGCGTACATCGTGCTGGGCCTCCTCGCCCAGAACGGCCCCGGCACCTCCTACGACCTCAAACGCTGGGCGGACGAATCCGTCGGCTTCTTCTGGACCTTCCCGCGCTCGCAGCTGTACGCCGAACCGCAACGCCTGTCGGCCCTCGGCCTGCTGCAGGAGGCGCAGGAGGACGGCGGGCGCCGCCGCCGCACGTACCACGTCACCCCGGCGGGCCTCGTCGCCCTGCGCGCGTGGCTGGCCCAGCCCGCCGACTTTCCCGAACTGCGCGACCTGGGCCTCCTGAAACTCTTCTTCAGCGCGCACGGCGAAGCGCACGCCGTGACCGCCCTGGCCGCCGAGCAGCTCGCCCTGCACCGCGCGCGCCTCGCGGAGTACGAGCGCCTGCACGCCCACCTGACCTCCTGCCTGCCCGGCCCTGAGCAGGTCCAGCCGCTCCGTATGGGCCTGCTGTACGAACGCGCCAGCATCGCCTTCTGGACCGAAGTGCAGGACGGCAGCGCCGCACCCGCCACACCGTCCTGA
- the rpsO gene encoding 30S ribosomal protein S15: MSYNQGYQDKKGGIIKEHAKGNSDTGSTAVQIALLTERIQNLARHLGTNKKDKHGQRGLQLMNGQRRRLLKYMERTDYDGYIALTDKLSIRRGQRIVK; encoded by the coding sequence ATGAGCTACAACCAGGGATACCAGGACAAGAAGGGCGGCATCATCAAGGAGCACGCCAAGGGCAACAGCGACACCGGCAGCACCGCCGTGCAGATCGCCCTCCTCACCGAGCGCATCCAGAACCTCGCCCGTCACCTGGGCACCAACAAGAAGGACAAGCACGGCCAGCGCGGCCTGCAGCTGATGAACGGCCAGCGCCGCCGTCTGCTGAAGTACATGGAGCGCACCGACTACGACGGCTACATCGCCCTGACGGACAAGCTCTCCATCCGCCGCGGCCAGCGCATCGTCAAGTAA
- a CDS encoding MFS transporter, with amino-acid sequence MLKRLQASLPWGPGRNGLMLRALLLLGLCELVRTGLYVGFLPQQLAAEKLPLTAAGLAWTVHYGADTLCRSPGGHLVERFGLRPVLAVGALVSVLTVFAMPFAPTTLALVALAALHGAAISPLWPAVMTLSSVLAPEDAQPRAVSLVSVAAGPFTGIGFLGIGALASVHFADSNSASRLHDIGGWPLAVLLAVQGLAFLLSFTLKAGPLRPDTPRRAAAPVSLRRTLAFLIPAALVQTLALSLLGPVITPFTEHMGLGQWGLGGLLVAGAGTAYALLGVTGRLTTRYGARPMLTLGLLLAAAGLALMATMPPLWMYFVLAAVLGVGYACLLPGWGGLVAGLLPQEGRAASWGVVMTAENVGMASGPLLGTFAWDRLGMSAPFLVGAGLFVLTASVYLWPRRAAAPE; translated from the coding sequence GTGCTGAAGCGCCTGCAGGCGAGCCTCCCGTGGGGGCCGGGCCGCAACGGCCTGATGCTGCGCGCCCTGCTGCTGCTCGGCCTGTGCGAACTCGTCCGTACGGGCCTGTACGTGGGGTTCCTGCCGCAGCAGCTCGCCGCCGAGAAGCTGCCGCTCACGGCGGCGGGCCTCGCGTGGACGGTGCACTACGGCGCGGACACCCTGTGCCGCTCGCCGGGCGGGCACCTCGTGGAACGCTTCGGGCTGCGGCCCGTGCTGGCCGTCGGGGCGCTCGTGAGTGTCCTGACGGTGTTCGCCATGCCGTTCGCGCCGACCACGCTGGCCCTCGTGGCGCTCGCGGCGCTGCACGGCGCGGCCATCAGCCCGCTGTGGCCCGCCGTGATGACGCTCTCCAGCGTCCTCGCGCCGGAGGACGCGCAGCCGCGCGCCGTGTCGCTCGTGAGCGTCGCGGCTGGCCCCTTCACCGGCATCGGCTTCCTGGGGATCGGCGCGCTCGCCAGCGTGCACTTCGCGGACAGCAACTCCGCGTCGCGGCTGCACGACATCGGCGGGTGGCCGCTCGCGGTGCTGCTCGCCGTGCAGGGCCTCGCGTTCCTGCTGAGCTTCACCCTGAAGGCCGGACCGCTGCGGCCCGACACGCCGCGCCGCGCGGCCGCGCCCGTCAGTCTGCGCCGCACGCTCGCCTTCCTGATCCCGGCGGCCCTCGTGCAGACGCTCGCGCTGAGCCTGCTGGGGCCCGTCATCACGCCGTTCACGGAACACATGGGGCTCGGGCAGTGGGGGCTGGGCGGCCTGCTGGTGGCCGGGGCGGGCACCGCGTACGCGCTGCTGGGCGTCACGGGCCGCCTCACCACGCGCTACGGGGCGCGCCCCATGTTGACCCTGGGCCTGCTGCTCGCCGCCGCCGGACTGGCCCTGATGGCGACCATGCCGCCCCTGTGGATGTACTTCGTGCTGGCCGCCGTGCTCGGCGTGGGGTACGCGTGCCTGCTGCCCGGCTGGGGCGGCCTCGTCGCGGGCCTGCTGCCGCAGGAGGGACGCGCGGCCAGCTGGGGCGTCGTGATGACGGCCGAGAACGTCGGCATGGCGAGCGGACCGCTGCTCGGCACCTTCGCCTGGGACCGCCTCGGGATGAGCGCGCCGTTCCTGGTGGGCGCGGGCCTGTTCGTGCTGACGGCCAGCGTGTACCTGTGGCCGCGCCGCGCGGCGGCCCCGGAGTGA
- a CDS encoding glycoside hydrolase family 31 protein, with the protein MRLHTLRQDGAHHRAWGDTDVLELSCAAPGVLRIRLAAGARDAYMTYPHLPPKVSAMLAPNRPAPLPLTPGTAQPGEWCLTGGGLSVTVTQATGHIRVQELHDDGTPGRTLAELHDWTTTPDPVRRRTAALHAPPAHSYLGFGQKVGPLDKRGMHLTFWNTDCFPHHLDTDPMHLTVPFTTVLTPQGQAHGLFMDESWRSEIDVARRDPTRLTLTSAGQELDLYVLQGPTPQGVLRRYADLTGHAPLPPLWSLGAGQSRWGYKSADEIRSIIAAYREHDLPLDSVYLDIDYMDAYKVWTWDNSRYPDPAALVKEAREAGVHLVPIVDPGVKAEPGYDVYASGTAADHMVRTARGDVLLGEVWPDPAAFPDFTRPPVQDWWADLHKRFTDLGITGQWNDMNEPANFSLRGTPSTLGITGFNVGQQYTEGKTLPYDARHGNRTHLEMHNVYANGMAEAARTGYARHAPAVRPFILTRAGAAGIQRSAAVWTGDNASRWSHLQLSLPMLMGLGLSGIPFSAPDVGGFDLDSSGELLARWYQAALGYAFLRNHASNFTAYQEPWRFGEPYLSVIREALQMRYRLLPHLYTLTHQATTGALPPLRPLALHHPQDPQARTEASSYLLGEGLLVAPVLHANTAQRQVYLPGTDRWTETFNLSAFGDTHDGQRSVTAHAALNTLPIYLRAGHAVPLTDTAPHTTHARWERLSWLAHAGPDGLQGTLYEDDGEGHGPHRLTRLWAERSGTRLVIGRQEEGDLPRTVRTEQLHLTGLDAVTDVQGARSHRFEDGLLRVTLPEGWTEISILTGER; encoded by the coding sequence GTGAGATTGCACACGCTGCGGCAGGACGGCGCCCACCACCGGGCCTGGGGAGACACGGACGTACTGGAACTGAGCTGCGCCGCGCCCGGCGTGCTCCGTATCCGCCTCGCGGCCGGCGCCAGGGACGCCTACATGACGTACCCGCACCTGCCGCCCAAGGTGAGCGCCATGCTCGCCCCGAACCGCCCCGCGCCCCTGCCGCTCACGCCCGGCACGGCCCAGCCGGGCGAGTGGTGCCTCACGGGCGGCGGCCTGAGCGTCACCGTGACGCAGGCGACCGGGCATATTCGCGTGCAGGAACTCCACGACGACGGCACGCCCGGCCGCACCCTCGCCGAACTGCACGACTGGACGACCACCCCGGACCCCGTCCGCCGCCGCACCGCCGCCCTGCACGCCCCGCCCGCGCACAGTTACCTGGGCTTCGGGCAGAAGGTCGGGCCGCTCGACAAGCGCGGCATGCACCTCACCTTCTGGAACACCGACTGCTTCCCGCACCACCTCGACACCGACCCCATGCACCTCACCGTGCCGTTCACGACCGTCCTCACCCCGCAGGGCCAGGCGCACGGCCTGTTCATGGACGAATCCTGGCGCAGCGAGATCGACGTCGCCCGCCGCGACCCCACCCGCCTCACCCTCACGAGCGCCGGACAGGAACTCGACCTGTACGTCCTGCAGGGCCCCACCCCGCAGGGCGTCCTGCGCCGCTACGCCGACCTGACCGGCCACGCGCCCCTCCCGCCCCTCTGGTCGCTGGGCGCCGGGCAGTCCCGCTGGGGCTACAAGTCCGCCGACGAGATCCGCAGCATCATCGCCGCGTACCGGGAGCACGACCTGCCGCTCGACAGCGTGTACCTCGACATCGACTACATGGACGCCTACAAGGTCTGGACCTGGGACAACAGCCGCTACCCCGACCCGGCCGCCCTCGTGAAGGAGGCCCGCGAGGCCGGCGTGCACCTCGTGCCCATCGTGGACCCCGGCGTGAAGGCCGAACCCGGCTACGACGTGTACGCGAGCGGCACCGCCGCCGACCACATGGTCCGCACCGCGCGCGGCGACGTGCTGCTCGGCGAGGTGTGGCCCGACCCGGCCGCCTTCCCGGACTTCACGCGCCCGCCCGTGCAGGACTGGTGGGCGGACCTGCACAAACGCTTCACGGACCTCGGCATCACCGGGCAGTGGAACGACATGAACGAACCCGCCAACTTCAGCCTGCGCGGCACGCCCAGCACGCTCGGCATCACGGGCTTCAACGTCGGCCAGCAGTACACCGAAGGCAAGACCCTCCCGTACGACGCGCGGCACGGCAACCGCACGCACCTTGAAATGCACAACGTGTACGCCAACGGCATGGCCGAAGCGGCCCGCACCGGCTACGCCCGCCACGCGCCCGCCGTGCGGCCCTTCATCCTCACGCGCGCCGGCGCGGCAGGCATCCAGCGTTCCGCCGCCGTGTGGACCGGCGACAACGCCTCCCGCTGGTCGCACCTGCAGCTCAGCCTCCCCATGCTGATGGGCCTCGGCCTGAGCGGCATTCCCTTCAGCGCGCCGGACGTGGGCGGCTTCGACCTCGACAGCAGCGGCGAACTGCTCGCCCGCTGGTACCAGGCGGCCCTCGGGTACGCCTTCCTGCGCAACCACGCCAGCAACTTCACCGCCTACCAGGAACCGTGGCGCTTCGGGGAACCGTACCTCAGCGTGATCCGCGAGGCTCTCCAGATGCGTTACCGGCTCCTGCCGCACCTGTACACCCTGACGCACCAGGCCACCACCGGCGCCCTCCCGCCCCTGCGGCCCCTGGCCCTGCACCACCCGCAGGACCCGCAGGCCCGCACCGAGGCCAGCAGCTACCTGCTCGGCGAGGGCCTGCTCGTCGCGCCCGTCCTGCACGCCAACACCGCGCAGCGCCAGGTGTACCTGCCCGGCACGGACCGCTGGACCGAGACCTTCAACCTCTCCGCCTTCGGCGACACGCACGACGGCCAGCGCAGCGTCACGGCGCACGCGGCCCTCAACACCCTGCCCATCTACCTGCGCGCCGGGCACGCCGTGCCGCTCACCGACACCGCGCCGCACACCACGCACGCCCGCTGGGAGCGCCTCTCGTGGCTCGCGCACGCCGGACCGGACGGCCTGCAGGGCACACTGTACGAGGACGACGGCGAGGGCCACGGCCCGCACCGCCTGACGCGCCTGTGGGCGGAACGCAGCGGCACGCGCCTCGTGATCGGCCGTCAGGAGGAAGGCGACCTGCCCCGCACCGTCCGCACCGAACAGCTGCACCTGACGGGCCTGGACGCCGTGACGGACGTGCAGGGCGCCCGCAGCCACCGCTTCGAGGACGGCCTGCTGCGCGTCACGCTGCCGGAAGGCTGGACCGAGATCAGCATCCTGACGGGCGAGCGGTAA
- a CDS encoding nitrilase-related carbon-nitrogen hydrolase: MTSDSAGGGTRQVRAVAVQPKWSADAFLTGARFRAWMSGQLVAARPHLRPGGTNLVVLTELNGLPLVLRGGWLAARTGRFEWAAALLFVHHLPSVLPLMLRERVSPVRALQLAGADANVALYLDTCRDLAREYGVYLVCGSVPMPEYRVRGGRVRRAGSALRNQTVMLAPDGSLVGATSKVHLTPDEEGGGVDLSPGRLEDVRVYGTPAGELGVAISLDAFRADVISRLERLGCTVLLQPDANGSPWTGLEGIYPEGQAPRDQPLAWLESAWQVTATSRQIRYAVNPMVVGNLLDLTFDGQSAITGPADEAPAARGYVMTPPRPGFLALMPWVTPDGPRDALRALGKRLRAGSGDARENGYVTGVLHADLHLPSPPPPPASLPQGGMDDPAWREDERALAAYLRGEARFAPSGPLRLMGGWWPLALLPVLLWAARQVMGRVQHTRAVDRTGKR; the protein is encoded by the coding sequence GTGACTTCTGACTCGGCGGGCGGCGGGACGCGGCAGGTGCGGGCGGTGGCGGTACAGCCGAAGTGGAGCGCGGACGCGTTCCTGACGGGCGCGCGGTTCCGGGCGTGGATGTCCGGGCAGCTGGTGGCGGCGCGCCCTCACCTGCGGCCGGGCGGGACGAACCTGGTGGTGCTGACGGAACTGAACGGCCTGCCGCTGGTGCTGCGCGGCGGGTGGCTGGCGGCACGCACGGGCCGCTTCGAGTGGGCGGCCGCGCTGCTGTTCGTGCATCACCTGCCGAGCGTGCTGCCCCTCATGCTGCGGGAACGGGTGTCGCCCGTGCGGGCCCTGCAGCTGGCGGGCGCGGACGCGAACGTCGCCCTGTACCTCGACACCTGCCGGGACCTGGCGCGCGAGTACGGCGTGTATCTCGTGTGCGGCAGCGTCCCCATGCCGGAGTACCGCGTGCGGGGCGGGCGGGTGCGGCGGGCGGGGTCGGCGCTGCGCAACCAGACGGTGATGCTCGCGCCGGACGGGTCACTGGTCGGCGCGACGAGCAAGGTGCACCTCACGCCGGACGAGGAGGGCGGCGGGGTGGACCTGTCGCCCGGCCGTCTGGAGGACGTGCGCGTGTACGGCACCCCGGCGGGCGAGCTGGGCGTGGCGATCAGCCTGGACGCGTTCCGCGCGGACGTGATCTCGCGGCTGGAGCGGCTGGGGTGCACGGTGCTGCTGCAGCCGGACGCGAACGGCAGCCCGTGGACGGGCCTGGAAGGCATCTACCCGGAGGGGCAGGCGCCGCGCGATCAGCCGCTCGCGTGGCTGGAGAGCGCCTGGCAGGTGACGGCCACGTCCCGGCAGATCCGGTACGCGGTGAATCCGATGGTGGTCGGGAACCTGCTGGACCTGACCTTCGACGGGCAGAGCGCCATCACCGGCCCGGCCGACGAGGCGCCCGCCGCGCGCGGGTACGTGATGACGCCGCCCCGGCCCGGGTTCCTGGCGCTCATGCCGTGGGTGACGCCGGACGGGCCGCGGGACGCGCTGCGGGCGCTGGGGAAGCGGTTGCGGGCCGGGAGCGGCGACGCGCGTGAGAACGGGTACGTGACGGGCGTGCTGCACGCCGACCTGCACCTGCCGTCCCCTCCCCCGCCGCCCGCCTCGCTGCCGCAGGGGGGCATGGATGACCCGGCGTGGCGGGAGGACGAGCGGGCACTGGCGGCCTACCTGCGCGGCGAGGCACGCTTCGCGCCGAGTGGACCGCTGCGGCTGATGGGCGGCTGGTGGCCGCTGGCGCTGCTGCCGGTGCTGCTGTGGGCCGCGCGGCAGGTCATGGGACGCGTGCAGCACACGCGGGCAGTTGACAGAACAGGGAAGCGCTGA
- a CDS encoding enoyl-CoA hydratase-related protein, whose translation MNFETLRLTREGEVATLTIVSKKGSMGPTFWPELQRATAALGDARVLILRGQELFSAGLDVKASAAGLGEALGNRDLFRAQVAPMHAAFEGVAALPIPVIAAVHGWCIGAGTELISAADIRLCSEDARFSLPEVRLGIAADLGGLQRLPGIVGQGWTRQLALTGEPIGARTAERIGLVTEVHATPDALFARAAALAQHLAALPPRALEGTKRVLNAALPHHESLMQAVDWNAEHMTADAITALLRR comes from the coding sequence ATGAACTTCGAGACGCTCCGTCTCACCCGCGAGGGTGAGGTGGCCACCCTGACCATCGTGTCCAAGAAAGGCAGCATGGGCCCCACCTTCTGGCCCGAACTGCAGCGCGCCACCGCCGCCCTCGGGGACGCCCGCGTCCTCATCCTGCGCGGGCAGGAACTCTTCAGCGCGGGCCTGGACGTCAAGGCGTCCGCCGCCGGGCTCGGCGAGGCGCTCGGGAACCGCGACCTGTTCCGCGCGCAGGTGGCCCCCATGCACGCCGCCTTCGAGGGCGTCGCCGCGCTCCCCATCCCGGTCATCGCGGCCGTGCACGGCTGGTGCATCGGGGCGGGCACGGAACTCATCAGTGCCGCCGACATCCGCCTGTGCAGCGAGGACGCCCGCTTCAGCCTGCCGGAAGTGCGCCTCGGGATCGCCGCCGACCTGGGCGGCCTGCAGCGCCTGCCCGGCATCGTCGGCCAGGGCTGGACGCGGCAGCTCGCGCTGACCGGCGAACCCATCGGCGCCCGCACCGCCGAACGCATCGGCCTCGTCACCGAGGTGCACGCCACCCCGGACGCGCTGTTCGCGCGTGCTGCCGCCCTCGCGCAGCACCTCGCGGCCCTGCCGCCCCGCGCGCTCGAAGGAACCAAACGCGTCCTGAACGCTGCCCTGCCGCACCACGAGAGCCTGATGCAGGCCGTCGACTGGAACGCCGAGCACATGACGGCCGACGCCATCACCGCCCTGCTGCGCCGCTGA
- a CDS encoding hydroxyacid-oxoacid transhydrogenase, with the protein MTQEVPISVPASSETTPTAEDHQTAGPHETIFTIEATPVKFGAGAAHDAGWELRRLGVTRAFVVVDPEVRARGVADPILQRMRDAGVDLVEYDDVDTEPSIHAFARAVHAAREARVDGFAAIGGGSAIDTAKVANLVSTHGGEIMDYVNPPVGGGRKPPSALRPLLAIPTTPGSGSEATTVAILDIPELHLKTGISHRTMRPAQAIVDPELTRTAPSAVIASAGLDVVCHAAESFLSRPYTTRPRPATPDDRPPYQGSNPVADLWSSQALRYGGQYLRRAVASDDDVEARGFMMLSATMAGVGFGSAGVHIPHSCAYPIAGLRHTYRHPGYPGTKLFVPHGFSVIVTAPASFRFTFDAAPERHLQAATCLTGETYAPGDRDALPNALIALMRDIGAPSGVAELGYGEDDLPALVEGALKQQRLLAVAPKMPTAQDLEGILRDSMHNW; encoded by the coding sequence GTGACGCAGGAGGTTCCCATCAGCGTTCCAGCCAGCAGCGAGACGACCCCCACGGCCGAGGACCACCAGACGGCCGGGCCGCACGAGACGATCTTCACCATCGAGGCGACCCCCGTCAAGTTCGGGGCGGGCGCCGCCCACGACGCCGGATGGGAACTGCGGCGGCTCGGCGTGACGCGCGCCTTCGTGGTCGTGGACCCCGAAGTGCGCGCGCGCGGCGTGGCCGACCCCATCCTGCAGCGCATGCGGGACGCGGGCGTCGACCTCGTCGAGTACGACGACGTGGACACCGAACCCAGCATCCACGCCTTCGCGCGCGCCGTGCACGCTGCCCGCGAGGCCCGCGTGGACGGCTTCGCGGCCATCGGCGGTGGGAGCGCCATCGACACCGCGAAGGTCGCGAACCTCGTCAGCACGCACGGCGGCGAGATCATGGACTACGTGAACCCCCCGGTCGGCGGGGGCCGCAAACCGCCCTCCGCGCTGCGGCCCCTGCTCGCCATTCCCACCACGCCCGGCAGCGGCAGCGAGGCCACCACCGTCGCCATCCTCGACATTCCCGAACTGCACCTCAAGACCGGCATCAGCCACCGCACCATGCGGCCCGCGCAGGCCATCGTGGACCCCGAACTGACGCGCACCGCGCCCTCCGCCGTGATCGCCTCGGCGGGCCTGGACGTGGTGTGCCACGCCGCAGAGAGCTTCCTGAGCCGCCCGTACACCACCCGCCCCCGCCCCGCCACGCCCGACGACCGACCCCCCTATCAGGGCAGCAACCCCGTCGCGGACCTGTGGTCCAGTCAGGCGCTCCGCTACGGCGGGCAGTACCTGCGGCGCGCCGTCGCCAGCGACGACGACGTGGAGGCGCGCGGCTTCATGATGCTGAGTGCCACCATGGCCGGCGTCGGCTTCGGCTCGGCCGGCGTGCACATCCCGCACAGCTGCGCGTACCCCATCGCGGGCCTGCGGCACACGTACCGCCATCCCGGCTACCCCGGCACGAAGCTGTTCGTCCCGCACGGCTTCTCCGTGATCGTGACGGCGCCCGCCAGCTTCCGTTTCACCTTCGACGCCGCGCCCGAACGGCACCTGCAGGCCGCGACCTGCCTGACCGGCGAGACGTACGCGCCCGGCGACCGCGACGCCCTCCCGAACGCATTGATCGCCCTGATGCGCGACATCGGCGCGCCGAGCGGCGTGGCGGAACTCGGGTACGGCGAGGACGACCTGCCCGCCCTAGTCGAGGGGGCCCTCAAGCAGCAGCGTCTGCTGGCCGTCGCCCCGAAGATGCCGACCGCGCAGGACCTGGAAGGCATCCTGCGCGACTCCATGCACAACTGGTGA
- a CDS encoding polysaccharide deacetylase family protein, protein MAAPRGGPGVTRRAAAWGLLGLLGGSVLAADLLGRQLGLGALGARPEPGAPRVALTFDDGPSPFTPDLLDLLARHGTQATFFLTGERVRRDPHALQAMRDAGHQLESHGLTHRHALTLTPWQEARHVSWHPDPARPGRLYRPPWGGHSPFTRLLTRLAGARVALWSAESRDWLPQDGHTLALDLLRTVRAGDVILLHDGPDAGRAERTRALLVTLLPALQERGLRPVLLNDLPPGRIGLRDGWRRLHAMWRAPTSR, encoded by the coding sequence GTGGCCGCGCCGCGCGGCGGCCCCGGAGTGACGCGCCGCGCGGCCGCGTGGGGCCTGCTCGGCCTGCTGGGCGGCAGCGTCCTTGCCGCCGACCTGCTCGGACGGCAGCTGGGCCTCGGCGCGCTCGGTGCACGCCCGGAGCCGGGCGCGCCGCGCGTCGCCCTGACCTTCGACGACGGCCCCAGCCCCTTCACGCCCGACCTGCTCGACCTGCTCGCCCGGCACGGCACGCAGGCCACCTTCTTCCTGACCGGCGAGCGCGTCCGCCGCGACCCGCACGCCCTGCAGGCCATGCGGGACGCCGGGCACCAGCTGGAATCGCACGGCCTCACGCACCGCCACGCCCTGACCCTCACGCCCTGGCAGGAGGCGCGGCACGTCTCGTGGCACCCCGACCCCGCCCGGCCCGGCCGACTGTACCGGCCCCCCTGGGGCGGGCACTCGCCGTTCACGCGCCTCCTCACGCGCCTCGCCGGGGCGCGCGTCGCCCTGTGGAGCGCCGAGTCCCGCGACTGGCTCCCGCAGGACGGCCACACGCTCGCCCTCGACCTGCTCCGCACCGTCCGGGCGGGCGACGTGATCCTGCTGCACGACGGCCCGGACGCCGGACGCGCCGAACGCACCCGCGCGCTCCTCGTGACGCTGCTGCCTGCCCTGCAGGAACGCGGCCTGCGGCCCGTCCTGCTGAACGACCTCCCGCCCGGCCGTATCGGCCTGCGGGACGGCTGGCGGCGCCTGCACGCCATGTGGCGCGCCCCCACCTCACGCTGA
- a CDS encoding DUF4188 domain-containing protein, translating to MTHSPTAPSPDTTAAPQTPALPGHARRPVRLAAEIDGDFVVFIIGFRIRQWWRLDVWLPVFLAMPRMLTELARQPELGLLGGQNAGLTLIQYWRSTEHLNAYARAREHQHLPAWRAFNLKARAAAGAVGIWHETYRVAAGQYEAVYVDMPASGLGRAGRLVPATGRRETAAGRLSGEPTPS from the coding sequence ATGACCCATTCCCCCACGGCCCCCTCCCCGGACACCACAGCCGCCCCCCAGACCCCCGCCCTCCCCGGCCACGCCCGCCGCCCCGTCCGGCTCGCCGCCGAGATCGACGGGGACTTCGTGGTGTTCATCATTGGCTTCCGCATCCGGCAGTGGTGGCGCCTGGACGTGTGGCTGCCGGTGTTCCTCGCCATGCCCAGGATGCTGACGGAACTGGCCCGCCAGCCGGAACTCGGCCTGCTGGGCGGCCAGAACGCGGGCCTGACCCTCATCCAGTACTGGCGCAGCACCGAGCACCTGAACGCCTACGCCCGCGCCCGCGAGCACCAGCACCTTCCCGCGTGGCGCGCCTTCAACCTCAAGGCGCGCGCGGCGGCCGGAGCGGTCGGCATCTGGCACGAGACGTACCGCGTCGCGGCCGGTCAGTACGAGGCCGTGTACGTGGACATGCCCGCCTCCGGACTGGGCCGCGCGGGCCGTCTCGTCCCGGCCACCGGGCGACGCGAGACGGCCGCCGGACGCCTGAGCGGCGAACCCACCCCCTCCTGA
- a CDS encoding SDR family oxidoreductase, translating into MTNPTRTPNNQPHPASSTFRPDLLAGKHALITGGGSGINLGIAQSFAAHGCAVTILGRNLEKAQRAAQGIVDAGGRAIGVSADVRDFAAMQAAAQAGVDAHGRYDIVLAGAAGNFPAPVDGISPNGFKTVIDIDLLGTYHTIKACAPHLAVPGGNILSISAYGVPVPMQAHVVAAKAGVDALTQTLAIEWGLRGVRVNAIIPGPIDGTEGMARLAPDERTRAQFTRTVPLGRFGVPQDIANAALFLVSDAASYVTGVILPVDGGQNMLGGAPQYQMMLGMQEAQAKQAAQESQAAQKPD; encoded by the coding sequence ATGACGAACCCCACCCGCACCCCCAACAACCAGCCGCACCCCGCCTCCAGCACCTTCCGCCCGGACCTGCTCGCCGGGAAGCACGCCCTGATCACGGGCGGCGGGAGCGGCATCAACCTCGGCATCGCGCAGAGCTTCGCCGCGCACGGCTGCGCCGTCACCATCCTCGGGCGGAACCTGGAGAAGGCGCAGCGGGCCGCGCAGGGCATCGTGGACGCGGGCGGGCGCGCCATCGGCGTGTCGGCCGACGTGCGCGACTTCGCGGCCATGCAGGCGGCCGCGCAGGCGGGCGTGGACGCGCACGGCCGCTACGACATCGTGCTGGCGGGCGCCGCCGGGAATTTCCCCGCCCCGGTGGACGGCATCAGCCCCAACGGGTTCAAGACCGTGATCGACATCGACCTGCTCGGCACGTACCACACCATCAAGGCGTGCGCGCCGCACCTGGCCGTGCCGGGCGGCAACATCCTGAGCATCAGCGCGTACGGCGTGCCGGTCCCGATGCAGGCGCACGTGGTGGCCGCCAAGGCGGGCGTGGACGCGCTCACGCAGACGCTCGCCATCGAGTGGGGCCTGCGCGGCGTGCGCGTGAACGCCATCATTCCCGGCCCGATCGACGGGACGGAAGGCATGGCGCGCCTCGCGCCGGACGAACGGACCCGCGCGCAGTTCACGCGCACCGTGCCGCTCGGGCGGTTCGGCGTGCCGCAGGACATCGCGAACGCGGCGCTGTTCCTGGTGAGCGACGCGGCCAGCTACGTGACGGGCGTGATCCTGCCGGTGGACGGCGGGCAGAACATGCTGGGCGGCGCGCCGCAGTACCAGATGATGCTTGGCATGCAGGAAGCGCAGGCGAAACAGGCCGCCCAGGAATCGCAGGCCGCTCAGAAACCGGACTGA